In Kiritimatiellia bacterium, one genomic interval encodes:
- a CDS encoding malate dehydrogenase — protein MDYITRDKLVILGAAGAIGSNLVQTALTMRLTPNVCMYDPFEKGLQGAAEEMYHCAFPGANITWTTDIAEALRGASYLISSGGAPRKEGMTREDLLRGNCEIARQLGRDIRAHCPDLKFAAIIFNPADITGLTVLVHSGLHPARLMTLAALDSTRLQTALAQHFKVPQDRITGCRTYGGHGEMMAPFASTAKVDGKPLADLIGTPALTADQWKAIQQHVRQGGKRIIELRGRSSFQSPSHHTLLAVKAVMDGKGYDWPVGCYVHEPAHGFEHIMMAVETTLSRDGISYRVPAGTEAEMAELRASYGHLVKLRDEVIAMGLLPPIAEWPKVNPHLA, from the coding sequence ATGGACTACATCACTCGCGACAAACTCGTGATCCTCGGCGCCGCCGGGGCAATCGGTTCCAACCTCGTCCAAACTGCGCTGACTATGCGGCTGACGCCGAATGTCTGCATGTACGACCCGTTCGAAAAGGGCCTGCAGGGCGCGGCGGAGGAGATGTACCATTGTGCGTTTCCCGGCGCGAACATCACATGGACGACAGATATCGCGGAAGCGCTCCGCGGCGCCTCGTACCTCATCTCCTCCGGCGGCGCCCCGCGCAAAGAGGGCATGACCCGCGAAGATTTGCTCCGCGGTAACTGCGAAATCGCGCGGCAACTCGGCCGAGACATCCGCGCGCACTGTCCCGACCTCAAATTCGCCGCGATCATTTTCAACCCTGCCGACATCACGGGACTGACCGTGCTTGTCCATAGCGGACTGCACCCTGCGCGCCTGATGACCCTCGCCGCGCTGGACAGCACGCGTCTCCAAACCGCGCTCGCCCAGCACTTCAAAGTGCCCCAAGACAGGATCACCGGCTGCCGAACCTACGGCGGACACGGCGAGATGATGGCGCCTTTCGCCAGCACTGCGAAAGTAGATGGAAAGCCGTTGGCGGATCTCATCGGAACGCCGGCGCTGACAGCAGACCAGTGGAAGGCCATCCAGCAACACGTCCGACAAGGAGGCAAGCGGATCATCGAGCTCCGCGGCCGCAGCTCGTTCCAAAGCCCATCCCACCACACGCTGTTGGCAGTTAAGGCCGTGATGGACGGCAAGGGCTATGATTGGCCGGTCGGCTGCTACGTGCACGAGCCGGCGCATGGGTTCGAACACATCATGATGGCCGTCGAGACCACGCTCTCGCGGGACGGCATCTCGTACCGCGTTCCGGCCGGTACCGAGGCGGAAATGGCGGAATTGCGCGCCTCCTACGGACATCTGGTCAAGCTTCGCGACGAGGTCATCGCGATGGGGCTGCTACCGCCGATTGCCGAATGGCCCAAGGTCAATCCCCACCTGGCCTGA
- a CDS encoding glycosyltransferase family 39 protein has product MTTWTSHIRGRRVPVFLALLALAMLGPGTGTLPLQDRDEPRFAQAAREMMERRDWIVPTFNGDYRFDKPPLIYWMMMAFYAAGGVNEWTARAPSIVCAFLLAWLIWTAGARWFGHPTGLLAAVMALTHFQMAQHGRGAVADMPMILSVLAAQIALFEKLAERPDRPAFRGWFWVLYFAIGIGFLAKGPVAFLIPLLTVPVYWLFAGRPRLALMRLRPFLGACLALALIGAWGIPALMETDGEFARIGLGKHVLERGMEAFEGHGAPFFFYLLSSPVSLFPWSLFIPSAIVLAIRQRDPTVRFLAAWIVVTFVLFSLYATKLPHYVMPCYPAFFLLAARAIDLGVDPGRSAKVWSAVLFTIVGIAAVVLAIAAAAAWKAGPWPAGGMALLGASLLFVGLALIPRAVFRPGWGSVALAAMLTCAGTEALARGLRGINPTLRAMPALASLPPDTRCAFSSFREPSVVFYTNRRWQTVDEGEELRRFAEGPGPRALLVRLHEQRLKPSGSRPPDPEREAWFLSLTNLGYEISRTDGWNAARSSRVILGVAVRRGEGERRVE; this is encoded by the coding sequence ATGACGACGTGGACGAGCCACATTCGCGGGCGCCGCGTGCCCGTGTTCCTTGCCCTGCTCGCGCTGGCCATGCTGGGGCCCGGCACCGGGACCTTGCCGCTTCAGGATCGGGATGAGCCGCGGTTCGCGCAGGCGGCGCGCGAAATGATGGAGCGCCGCGACTGGATTGTGCCGACGTTCAACGGCGATTACCGGTTCGATAAGCCTCCGCTCATTTATTGGATGATGATGGCGTTCTACGCCGCGGGCGGCGTGAACGAGTGGACGGCCCGTGCGCCATCCATCGTCTGCGCCTTCCTCCTCGCGTGGCTGATCTGGACGGCAGGCGCCCGCTGGTTTGGGCATCCAACGGGCCTGCTCGCCGCCGTCATGGCGCTCACCCATTTCCAAATGGCGCAACACGGCCGAGGCGCGGTCGCCGACATGCCCATGATTCTCAGCGTCCTCGCCGCTCAGATCGCATTGTTCGAAAAACTCGCGGAGCGGCCGGATCGTCCGGCGTTCCGTGGCTGGTTCTGGGTGCTGTACTTCGCGATCGGGATCGGGTTTCTTGCGAAGGGACCCGTCGCGTTCCTGATCCCCTTGCTCACCGTGCCCGTATACTGGTTGTTCGCTGGCCGGCCGCGTCTCGCGCTCATGCGCCTGCGGCCTTTCCTCGGCGCCTGCCTCGCACTCGCCCTCATCGGGGCGTGGGGCATTCCGGCGCTCATGGAAACAGATGGGGAATTCGCGCGAATCGGATTGGGAAAGCATGTGCTTGAACGGGGTATGGAAGCCTTCGAGGGCCACGGCGCTCCATTTTTCTTTTACCTGCTCTCGTCGCCGGTCAGCCTCTTTCCGTGGTCGCTCTTTATCCCGTCGGCCATCGTACTCGCCATTCGCCAACGGGACCCTACGGTCCGCTTCCTCGCGGCGTGGATTGTCGTTACATTTGTCCTCTTCAGTCTGTACGCGACGAAACTGCCGCACTACGTCATGCCCTGCTATCCGGCGTTCTTTCTCCTGGCTGCGCGGGCGATCGATCTCGGGGTGGATCCAGGTCGTTCAGCCAAGGTCTGGTCGGCAGTCCTGTTCACGATCGTTGGCATCGCCGCCGTCGTCCTCGCAATCGCCGCTGCGGCCGCTTGGAAAGCGGGTCCGTGGCCGGCTGGCGGTATGGCGCTTTTGGGAGCCTCATTGCTGTTCGTGGGGCTCGCCCTGATTCCGCGGGCAGTTTTTCGGCCCGGCTGGGGCTCGGTTGCGCTTGCCGCCATGCTGACCTGCGCGGGCACGGAAGCGCTGGCGCGCGGGTTGCGGGGGATTAATCCGACCCTGCGGGCGATGCCCGCTCTAGCGTCCCTGCCGCCCGACACGCGCTGCGCGTTCAGCAGCTTCCGCGAACCGAGCGTGGTTTTCTATACAAACCGGAGGTGGCAGACGGTCGACGAGGGAGAGGAGCTGCGCCGCTTCGCGGAGGGGCCCGGCCCCCGCGCGCTTCTTGTGCGCCTGCATGAGCAGCGGCTGAAACCCAGCGGCTCAAGGCCTCCAGACCCGGAGCGGGAAGCCTGGTTTCTATCGCTCACGAATCTCGGCTATGAAATTTCACGGACGGACGGATGGAACGCGGCGCGATCCAGCCGCGTAATCCTTGGCGTTGCCGTCCGACGGGGAGAGGGGGAACGCCGTGTGGAATGA
- the rlmN gene encoding 23S rRNA (adenine(2503)-C(2))-methyltransferase RlmN — MTTDPRPDLLGFRREELAALLSRWGEPAFRAKQLYRHLHVHLAASFEQMTDLPRALRERLHAETRIGTLACAAVRAADGGLTRKALFQLPDGSPVESVLMVYPDRATVCVSSQSGCPMACVFCATGKLGFLHDLTPGQIVEQVYWAARLVQHEPFPVRRLTNVVFMGMGEPFNNYANWRAAVELLHDPEGFNMGARSFTVSTVGLIPGIRRLADDPLPINLAISLHAPNDELRTEMMPVNKSFPIADLLEAVREYTEKTGRRVSFEYVLLQEKNDSTEQAKDLGRLLRASGIRPELMHVNLIPWNPVPGTPLSRSHRNRVRAFQAALQSLAIPCTVRVERGVEIGAACGQLAGEAPPIMPAQAAARR, encoded by the coding sequence ATGACTACGGACCCGCGACCCGATCTGCTGGGCTTCCGGCGCGAAGAGCTGGCCGCGCTGTTGAGCCGGTGGGGCGAACCGGCCTTTCGGGCAAAACAGCTTTATCGCCACTTGCACGTCCATCTCGCCGCGTCCTTTGAGCAGATGACCGACCTGCCCCGGGCCCTGAGGGAGCGGCTCCATGCCGAAACGCGCATTGGCACGCTCGCCTGCGCGGCGGTCCGCGCTGCAGACGGCGGGCTCACGCGCAAGGCCCTGTTCCAGCTGCCGGACGGCTCACCCGTCGAGAGCGTGCTGATGGTGTACCCGGACCGCGCGACGGTTTGCGTATCCAGCCAGTCGGGCTGTCCCATGGCATGCGTCTTTTGCGCAACCGGCAAACTCGGATTCCTGCACGACCTGACGCCGGGCCAGATTGTTGAGCAGGTTTATTGGGCTGCGCGGCTGGTCCAACACGAGCCGTTCCCTGTCCGACGCCTGACAAACGTGGTGTTCATGGGCATGGGCGAACCATTCAACAACTACGCGAACTGGCGGGCCGCGGTGGAGCTGCTGCACGATCCCGAGGGCTTCAATATGGGGGCCCGCAGCTTCACGGTATCCACGGTGGGATTAATCCCTGGCATACGGAGGCTGGCGGACGATCCGTTGCCGATCAACCTGGCCATCTCGCTGCACGCGCCGAACGACGAGCTGCGAACCGAAATGATGCCGGTCAACAAAAGCTTCCCAATCGCAGACCTTCTGGAGGCGGTGCGCGAATACACCGAAAAGACCGGTCGCCGCGTTTCCTTCGAATACGTGTTGCTGCAGGAGAAGAACGATTCGACGGAGCAGGCCAAGGACCTGGGCCGCCTCCTACGCGCCAGCGGAATCCGGCCCGAATTGATGCATGTGAACCTGATCCCGTGGAATCCGGTCCCGGGCACGCCATTGAGTCGGTCCCACCGGAACCGCGTGCGCGCCTTCCAGGCTGCGCTGCAATCGCTCGCAATTCCGTGCACAGTCCGCGTCGAGCGGGGGGTGGAGATTGGCGCAGCCTGCGGTCAGCTTGCAGGCGAGGCGCCGCCCATCATGCCTGCTCAAGCCGCGGCTAGACGTTGA
- a CDS encoding phosphatase PAP2 family protein, with the protein MSRAWPRWWQWGGAWAYRRYWLPELAAALVLAAAALWLAESPSGDRAIARTFYMPAAEHHWPLSQQPPWKWLNRYAGIGAAGMAVAALALLGISFATGRLRRRRIHLVYVLLVIALGPGIVVNATVKELWGRPRPRQVKEFGGWLPYRSILAPDKPGRGKSFPCGHCSAGFALVALYFIGRRHNRRLAAMGLGSALALGGGMSAARVMSGAHFASDAIMAGVIVFVVAGWLYYAVLNIPAREDAGEERALAPGWPALGACGGLVALIAVGGAVATPSHRTIWYDGRLTAAKSTNLALRLEIEHADITLQYGPYRDLAVRGSTEGFRGLGGSMKDILIWSPDRQQATQLTYRLWKRGIFSEFRTAVTAHVPVEGISRLDVVCDEARLTVAGPPSAAYPTRLVVSRGELKLDPLWESLFEQVTLTNSILSTPADP; encoded by the coding sequence GTGAGCCGCGCCTGGCCGCGTTGGTGGCAGTGGGGCGGGGCTTGGGCGTACCGTCGCTATTGGTTGCCGGAGCTCGCCGCCGCCTTAGTGCTGGCGGCTGCCGCCCTATGGCTCGCGGAATCCCCCTCTGGGGATCGAGCCATCGCGCGGACGTTTTACATGCCGGCGGCCGAACACCACTGGCCGCTCTCACAGCAGCCGCCATGGAAATGGTTGAATCGTTATGCCGGGATCGGCGCAGCGGGGATGGCCGTGGCCGCGCTGGCCTTGCTCGGAATCAGCTTTGCAACGGGCCGGTTGCGCCGACGCCGCATCCACTTGGTTTATGTACTTCTGGTGATCGCCCTCGGGCCCGGAATCGTCGTCAACGCGACCGTGAAAGAATTGTGGGGTCGCCCCCGCCCACGCCAGGTCAAGGAATTCGGCGGCTGGCTTCCCTATCGCTCCATCCTGGCGCCTGACAAGCCGGGCCGCGGTAAATCTTTCCCTTGCGGGCACTGCTCGGCAGGTTTTGCGCTTGTGGCGCTTTACTTCATCGGTCGCCGGCACAATAGGCGGCTTGCCGCCATGGGGCTGGGTTCCGCGCTCGCCCTTGGCGGCGGCATGAGCGCTGCGCGGGTTATGTCGGGGGCGCATTTTGCCTCCGACGCCATCATGGCGGGGGTGATCGTTTTTGTGGTCGCCGGCTGGTTGTATTACGCGGTGCTCAACATACCGGCCCGCGAGGATGCAGGCGAGGAACGCGCGCTCGCGCCGGGCTGGCCGGCCCTCGGGGCATGCGGCGGACTCGTCGCACTGATTGCTGTTGGCGGAGCGGTCGCGACGCCGAGCCACCGCACCATCTGGTATGACGGGCGATTGACGGCCGCCAAGTCCACGAATCTGGCGCTTCGACTCGAAATCGAGCACGCCGATATCACGCTGCAATACGGGCCGTATCGCGACTTGGCGGTGCGCGGCTCCACGGAGGGGTTCCGCGGTCTTGGCGGTTCGATGAAAGACATTCTCATCTGGTCGCCGGATCGTCAGCAGGCCACCCAATTGACGTATCGGCTGTGGAAACGGGGGATCTTCTCGGAATTCCGAACGGCGGTTACCGCGCACGTCCCCGTGGAAGGGATTTCCCGGCTGGACGTGGTATGCGATGAGGCCCGGCTGACCGTGGCCGGACCGCCGTCCGCAGCCTATCCGACGCGCCTGGTGGTGAGCCGCGGCGAATTGAAGCTTGACCCATTATGGGAGTCGTTGTTCGAACAGGTAACGCTCACCAACTCGATTCTCTCGACCCCCGCGGATCCCTAA
- a CDS encoding cofactor-independent phosphoglycerate mutase, translated as MKVAILVGDGMGDYPVPELGNRTILEAASIPHIRRLAAVGEIVRIQTVPPNLPPGSDVANLSLLGYDPAAHYSGRAPIEAAGAGIDLAPEDVAFRCNLVTVEDGKMKDYSAGHIPTEEARELIAAVQTALGGPGLSFHAGVSYRHLLVWRNGPIDLQTQPPHEIADQPVDVHLPRGDRAEEVRRLMEASRPILRDHPVNRARVAAGKRPATQIWLWGQGRAVRLESYAERFGRQGIVVSAVDLVRGLGRLAGLDAPVIPGATGFLDTNCENKVAAALRALETGNFAYVHLEAPDECGHLGRADLKKQAVEMFDARIVGPIWRALEARGEPYRLIVAMDHRTPVSRRGHTREPVPILAVDGPVGPVDKEAAFDEISAERFPVHIAHEWIARRLRV; from the coding sequence ATGAAGGTAGCCATCCTGGTTGGAGACGGCATGGGCGACTATCCCGTGCCGGAGCTCGGGAACCGAACGATTCTGGAGGCGGCTTCGATTCCCCATATCCGCCGCCTCGCCGCGGTCGGCGAGATCGTACGCATCCAGACCGTCCCGCCCAATCTGCCCCCGGGCAGCGACGTTGCGAATTTGAGCCTGTTGGGCTATGACCCCGCCGCCCACTACAGCGGGCGAGCGCCAATCGAGGCGGCCGGAGCCGGCATCGACCTCGCGCCAGAGGATGTCGCGTTTCGCTGCAATTTGGTTACTGTCGAGGACGGGAAAATGAAGGACTACTCCGCCGGACACATCCCGACGGAGGAGGCGCGCGAGTTGATCGCGGCGGTGCAAACGGCGCTCGGCGGACCGGGCCTGTCGTTCCACGCCGGTGTGAGTTACCGTCACCTGTTGGTCTGGCGGAATGGTCCGATCGACCTGCAAACGCAGCCGCCACACGAAATCGCCGACCAGCCGGTCGACGTTCACCTCCCCCGTGGCGATCGGGCAGAGGAAGTGCGCCGCCTCATGGAGGCCTCGCGCCCCATTCTGCGGGACCACCCCGTCAATCGCGCGCGCGTCGCGGCCGGCAAGCGGCCGGCCACGCAGATCTGGTTATGGGGCCAGGGCCGCGCGGTGAGGCTGGAATCGTATGCCGAACGGTTTGGCCGCCAGGGCATCGTGGTATCCGCCGTCGATCTCGTCCGCGGCTTGGGCCGCCTTGCCGGGCTGGACGCGCCTGTGATCCCCGGGGCAACGGGTTTTCTGGACACTAACTGCGAAAACAAGGTCGCCGCGGCGCTTCGCGCGCTCGAAACGGGAAATTTCGCTTATGTTCACCTCGAGGCGCCGGACGAATGCGGACACCTCGGACGAGCAGATCTCAAAAAACAGGCGGTGGAAATGTTCGACGCGCGCATCGTGGGTCCCATCTGGCGCGCACTGGAAGCGCGCGGCGAGCCATATCGCCTGATCGTCGCGATGGATCACCGTACACCGGTCTCCCGGCGCGGCCACACGCGCGAGCCAGTGCCGATCCTCGCCGTCGACGGACCCGTCGGTCCGGTCGACAAGGAGGCCGCATTCGACGAAATCTCCGCGGAGCGATTTCCCGTCCACATCGCCCATGAGTGGATCGCCCGTCGACTGCGCGTATGA
- the ychF gene encoding redox-regulated ATPase YchF, with translation MEAGIVGLPNVGKSTLFNALTAAGAEAANYPFCTIEPNVGVVPVPDPRLAIINRYIPTRAVIPSALKVVDIAGLVRGASEGQGLGNKFLSHIRTVDAILHVVRCFENEDVTHVDGSVDPLRDIATIETELLLADLQQVEESLHRSQKAARGGDKEAMARVNALEQCRAALSAGRPVRSLALDAEASAALKSFGLLTAKRVLYVANVDEANLEGRGPLVEAVRRHAAEQGGEVVAVCAKIEAELAELDETDRSEMLQSLGMPEPALATVARAAYRLLGLQSFFTAGEKEIRAWPIPVGATAPQAAGVIHSDFERGFIRAEVYSVDDLVQYGSEAAIRAAGKLRLEGKSYVVRDGDICHFLFNV, from the coding sequence ATGGAAGCCGGGATTGTCGGACTGCCCAATGTCGGGAAGAGCACGCTGTTCAACGCGTTGACCGCTGCCGGTGCCGAGGCGGCGAACTATCCTTTTTGCACCATCGAGCCGAACGTCGGCGTGGTGCCAGTACCGGATCCGCGTCTGGCCATTATCAACCGCTACATCCCGACCCGGGCTGTAATTCCCTCGGCGCTCAAGGTGGTAGACATTGCGGGGCTGGTGCGCGGCGCCAGTGAGGGGCAGGGGCTCGGCAACAAGTTTCTTTCGCACATCCGAACCGTGGACGCCATTTTGCATGTGGTGCGCTGCTTCGAAAATGAGGATGTCACCCACGTGGACGGTTCGGTCGACCCGCTCCGCGATATCGCGACGATAGAGACCGAACTGCTTCTAGCGGATTTGCAGCAGGTCGAGGAAAGCCTGCATCGGAGCCAGAAGGCAGCCCGGGGCGGCGACAAGGAAGCGATGGCCCGCGTGAACGCGCTCGAGCAATGCCGCGCCGCGCTTTCGGCCGGCCGACCCGTCCGGTCGCTCGCGCTCGACGCGGAGGCCAGCGCCGCGCTGAAGTCATTCGGGCTACTGACTGCCAAGCGAGTGCTCTACGTCGCGAATGTGGACGAGGCCAATTTAGAGGGCCGCGGCCCGCTCGTGGAGGCGGTTCGCCGCCACGCGGCCGAGCAGGGCGGGGAGGTTGTCGCCGTCTGCGCCAAGATCGAGGCGGAACTCGCGGAACTGGACGAGACCGACCGCTCGGAGATGCTGCAGTCGCTGGGGATGCCCGAACCCGCGCTGGCCACTGTCGCCCGCGCCGCCTACCGGTTGCTCGGCCTCCAAAGCTTTTTTACGGCCGGCGAAAAGGAGATTCGCGCGTGGCCGATCCCTGTCGGCGCGACAGCCCCGCAGGCCGCGGGCGTGATCCACAGCGATTTTGAGCGCGGCTTCATTCGTGCGGAGGTCTACAGCGTGGATGACCTGGTTCAGTACGGGTCAGAGGCGGCGATTCGCGCGGCGGGCAAGCTGCGACTCGAGGGCAAATCCTACGTCGTCCGCGACGGCGACATCTGCCACTTTTTGTTCAACGTCTAG
- a CDS encoding phosphatase PAP2 family protein translates to MWNEVKSDTVALLKHVAAFLRDYRWWIVAYLVGGGLLTWGVSRWDQPVREYYVPFQKTEERRVAIAIRRLGDSRDAVFYVTALYALGAWRKRREWRVFAVATLLGAILAGLTVNVIRISTGRPRPHTGLTEWIGPTLFQYRMQSFPSGHTGTSLGMSTTLIQLFPILGVPAFAGSVAVGWASIAAHKHYPSDIAGAAVIGCLSGVACAAAARRRVRELQPPGDAA, encoded by the coding sequence GTGTGGAATGAAGTGAAGAGCGATACGGTCGCGCTGCTGAAGCACGTCGCGGCATTCCTGCGCGACTACCGATGGTGGATCGTGGCCTATCTGGTGGGCGGCGGCCTGCTGACATGGGGCGTTTCGAGATGGGACCAGCCGGTTCGCGAATACTACGTTCCATTTCAGAAGACGGAGGAACGGCGGGTCGCCATCGCGATCCGAAGGCTAGGCGATTCCCGCGACGCAGTCTTCTATGTGACGGCCCTGTATGCGCTCGGGGCATGGCGCAAACGACGCGAGTGGCGCGTCTTTGCGGTGGCGACTCTGCTCGGCGCGATTCTCGCCGGCTTGACCGTCAATGTAATTCGCATCTCCACCGGCCGACCGCGTCCCCACACGGGCTTGACCGAATGGATCGGCCCCACCCTGTTCCAATATCGAATGCAGAGTTTTCCCTCCGGCCACACGGGTACCTCGCTCGGCATGTCCACGACGCTGATTCAGCTCTTTCCAATTTTGGGCGTGCCCGCCTTCGCTGGATCGGTTGCGGTCGGGTGGGCCTCTATTGCCGCGCACAAACACTATCCGTCTGACATCGCAGGCGCGGCGGTGATCGGATGCCTGAGCGGGGTCGCTTGTGCAGCCGCCGCGCGCCGGCGGGTCCGCGAGCTTCAGCCGCCGGGTGACGCCGCATGA
- a CDS encoding glycosyltransferase family 39 protein, protein MISAPRADRLALTVILLVTAARFWMSGVFELIGDEAYYWLWSKHPAAGYYSKPPGVAWAILLGTAVLGETERGVRLPAILCSALTAWGIYRLGREVCSPRIGLAAVAIALVTPLFWAGSLLMTIDSLSVCAWVWAANALWDLNRRETWARWIGLGLAIGLGLLAKPTLLAFFVVIALWLLWNSEKRRWLRSAGFWTAVAIALAGLAPPLWWNATNDWVTFAHLRERGALDRAWAPSLESWLSFLGGQAGVAGPWLFGAFLAAILWRRLRTPVPPDAARFFTALWAPLFAFYAVLALNDPGQPNWPSPSWIGAILHTAAAWVPLLDRHPRALSAVRTSFALLVIAAIGIHAALLVLHVPAEGNRDPFERVRGHRDLALQLDSLKKERGAAFLIGSHYQTASLLTWYSPSREIAYTVPQKPPRNQFDLWPSYRDRHPPGSRALYVARGRNVPAALRLDFQSVEEIGPFRGLFRGRPERTYWVYLCEGLRPEPVP, encoded by the coding sequence ATGATATCGGCCCCCCGAGCGGACCGGCTCGCGCTAACCGTCATTCTTCTTGTGACGGCGGCGCGGTTTTGGATGAGCGGCGTGTTCGAGCTGATCGGCGACGAGGCGTACTATTGGCTGTGGTCGAAACATCCGGCAGCGGGTTATTACAGCAAGCCGCCGGGCGTGGCTTGGGCCATTCTGCTCGGGACAGCGGTCCTCGGCGAAACGGAGCGCGGCGTTCGGCTGCCAGCCATCCTCTGTTCCGCGTTGACGGCCTGGGGAATTTATCGCCTTGGCCGCGAGGTCTGCTCGCCCCGAATCGGGCTTGCGGCGGTCGCCATCGCGCTGGTGACACCGCTTTTCTGGGCAGGAAGTCTCCTGATGACTATCGACTCGCTATCCGTATGCGCCTGGGTCTGGGCGGCCAACGCGCTATGGGATCTTAACCGCCGCGAGACATGGGCGCGCTGGATCGGACTCGGGCTCGCCATCGGGCTCGGACTGCTCGCAAAGCCGACGCTGCTCGCCTTTTTTGTCGTCATCGCCCTGTGGCTGCTATGGAATTCGGAGAAACGCCGCTGGCTCCGCAGCGCGGGTTTCTGGACTGCCGTGGCCATCGCATTGGCGGGACTTGCGCCGCCCCTGTGGTGGAACGCGACCAACGATTGGGTCACCTTTGCCCACTTGAGGGAGCGTGGCGCACTGGATCGGGCATGGGCGCCATCCCTCGAATCATGGCTCTCCTTTCTCGGCGGGCAGGCAGGTGTCGCGGGTCCCTGGCTGTTTGGCGCATTTCTCGCAGCGATCTTGTGGCGCCGACTGCGCACCCCCGTGCCGCCTGACGCGGCTCGTTTTTTCACGGCGCTGTGGGCGCCGCTGTTTGCTTTTTACGCGGTCCTTGCCCTCAACGACCCCGGTCAGCCGAATTGGCCGTCGCCGTCCTGGATCGGCGCGATTCTCCACACGGCGGCCGCATGGGTGCCGTTGCTCGATCGGCATCCCCGCGCGCTTTCGGCGGTCCGAACCTCGTTCGCCCTGCTCGTGATCGCCGCGATCGGCATACACGCCGCCCTACTCGTCCTCCACGTGCCCGCTGAGGGCAACCGCGACCCATTCGAGCGTGTGCGCGGACATCGGGACCTGGCGCTCCAGCTCGACTCCCTGAAGAAGGAGCGCGGCGCAGCATTTCTGATCGGCAGCCACTATCAAACCGCATCGCTGCTCACGTGGTATTCGCCGTCTCGCGAGATCGCCTACACCGTTCCGCAGAAGCCGCCCCGCAACCAGTTTGACCTCTGGCCCTCCTACCGCGATCGCCATCCACCCGGATCCCGGGCGCTGTACGTCGCGCGCGGACGGAACGTTCCGGCGGCCCTGCGGCTCGATTTTCAATCCGTAGAGGAGATTGGCCCGTTCCGCGGCCTCTTCCGAGGCAGGCCTGAGCGGACCTACTGGGTCTACCTCTGCGAAGGCCTACGACCGGAGCCAGTGCCGTGA
- a CDS encoding nucleoside triphosphate pyrophosphohydrolase family protein, with the protein MTFDEYQEAAARTAVYPGRGQGNWVYPALGLAGEAGEVCEKVKKCLRDDEGRMSPALRDALSKELGDVLWYISAMCSELGLRLEDVARENAAKLASRRDRGALHGSGDHR; encoded by the coding sequence ATGACGTTCGACGAATATCAGGAAGCCGCTGCCCGCACGGCCGTGTATCCCGGGCGCGGGCAGGGCAATTGGGTGTATCCCGCGCTGGGTCTGGCGGGGGAAGCCGGAGAAGTTTGCGAAAAAGTCAAGAAATGCCTGCGAGATGACGAGGGGCGGATGTCCCCAGCGCTACGCGACGCCCTTTCAAAGGAGCTGGGCGATGTCCTTTGGTATATTTCCGCCATGTGCTCCGAGCTGGGGCTGCGCCTCGAGGATGTGGCGCGGGAAAATGCTGCCAAACTGGCGTCTCGCCGGGATCGGGGTGCCCTCCACGGTTCCGGCGACCACCGCTGA